The sequence AAAGGAAATTCTACCAGATATTGTATTGATTGAGAGCCTCGTATCCGCTATGGTAAAAGGATATGGTGTAAAGGGTAACAAACGAAACGTCTTTGCTGTTCCGCTCTTTTCAGTCAACATTTTTCCCATTGGCGCAGGTCGGAAAGGTCATGGTATTGGCTCTTGTTTTTCGAGAAATTCGAGCGCCTCTTCGGTAGTGCTGCACACCGTATAGTAGTTTGTGTACTCTTTTCCGACCATGCATTCTTCTGCGATACGGTTGAAAAATGCGAGCAGCGGGTCCCAGAAACCGTTGCAGTTAAGCAGAATAATGGGTTTCTGGTGGTGGCCGAGATGTTTCCAGGTGATGATTTCCATCAGCTCGTCGAGGGTTCCGAATCCTCCAGGCAGAACGACGAAGGCATCTCCCCACTCGGTGAGTTTCATTTTTCGTTCGTGCATGGTTGTAACGACATGAAGTTCGCTGATGCCGTAATGCGCGACCTCTTTTTCCTGAAGAAAACGAGGTATGATACCCCGTACCCTGCCGCCATGATGCATGACGGAATCGGCCACGCATCCCATAAGCCCGACATCTCCTCCTCCGAACACCAGACCGATACCTCGCTCGGCAAGGCTTTTTCCAAGCAGGGCCGCACAGTCGAAGTAGGCTTGTGGCGCATGGTTACTGGAGCTGCAGTAAACGGTAATATTTTTGATCATCCGGGTTGAAAATCAGAGGGGAAGTTTTTTGTGATGCTGTCGTCCGCTCGGGTGTATATATAAGTTTTGGGATCTTCGATTTTACGAAGCCTGAACAGGTATTCAGCTCTGGCCCAGAGTTCGGTTTCTCCGGCATAGGCGAGGGGTTTGAAGCCGT comes from Chlorobium limicola DSM 245 and encodes:
- a CDS encoding LOG family protein; amino-acid sequence: MIKNITVYCSSSNHAPQAYFDCAALLGKSLAERGIGLVFGGGDVGLMGCVADSVMHHGGRVRGIIPRFLQEKEVAHYGISELHVVTTMHERKMKLTEWGDAFVVLPGGFGTLDELMEIITWKHLGHHQKPIILLNCNGFWDPLLAFFNRIAEECMVGKEYTNYYTVCSTTEEALEFLEKQEPIP